A stretch of Aedes aegypti strain LVP_AGWG chromosome 2, AaegL5.0 Primary Assembly, whole genome shotgun sequence DNA encodes these proteins:
- the LOC5574032 gene encoding protein lethal(2)denticleless, with protein sequence MNSVLNFFGRQYGNGFTASYDPAMMRLAVHEQDSWKGITPSLLTSDFNPAPPILAAKFAKCEGQEHILAIANEDGKIALQDTNLRNEEPGGERALEGKQCHMNAVFDIEWMPGNMSLVSASGDHTARLFTVTESSLECMRIFNGHSRSVKTAAFRRTDPAVFATGGRDGVIVLWDSRAYFGSNMAPRADNCIVSGHAGGPGTPSGYRKRTRATPKIPPNVCSSSITGLAFQDDNTLISCGAGDGIVKVWDVRRHYSSHNRDPLPKYSFPYAGTTTLKGFTNLLIDHTRMRLYVNCMDNHIYCYNISTYAAEPIQKYSGLKNDTFYIKSYLSPDGQYLISGSSDEKSYIWNVDNPKPLVRLCGHTVEVTSVAWMQTHQDIRIVTCSDDARHKIWRVSPEEIDEDTKVQYRGHSEYCDSYRQELAKVRLKSLEFTPRSIRRLVEENEKTPNTIEKKPTAKRTFSEMNGHSSEDPSTSYVEIKRPNIETRGRRLFSPANQNSRSSGIAALEIASSSASSRSLTTVLEESEEPSPTHCKSPLAMSDLNLKSPEPDEPSTSKLPNGLSSPTINLPNFVLDGDAPHLVNVNKRKLKENVDWLTKIRKQKLLQASKTFDSTSSSNNGLGLSANHSEDVSLLLSPRLQLLKTSEDQHHPLSSSPSTPRRRMSRCGSVDGQPRTPSSRAPSRPSTPETSILRFFTVKTPTSSAGSGASGSNA encoded by the exons ATGAATTCGGTTCTGAACTTCTTCGGGCGCCAATACGGAAATG GGTTTACAGCTTCGTACGATCCGGCGATGATGCGATTGGCTGTCCACGAGCAGGACAGTTGGAAGGGTATCACTCCATCGCTGTTAACGTCGGACTTTAATCCGGCTCCGCCGATTTTGGCGGCAAAGTTTGCCAAATGCGAGGGACAGGAACATATCCTGGCCATTGCCAATGAAGATGGTAAGATTGCCCTCCAGGATACGAATCTGAGGAATGAGGAACCGGGTGGAGAGCGGGCCCTGGAGGGGAAACAGTGTCATATGAATGCGGTCTTCGATATCGAGTGGATGCCGGGAAATATGAGTTTGGTGTCGGCTTCCGGAGATCACACGGCGCGATTGTTCACCGTGACGGAATCGAGTCTGGAATGCATGCGGATATTCAACGGTCATTCGAGATCGGTGAAGACTGCGGCTTTCCGGCGGACGGATCCGGCTGTGTTTGCCACCGGAGGAAGGGATGGAGTGATAGTGCTGTGGGATTCGAGGGCTTACTTTGGATCGAACATGGCACCGAGGGCGGATAACTGTATAGTCAGCGGACACGCTGGAGGACCAGGAACGCCTTCTGGGTATAGGAAGCGAACGAGAGCGACGCCAAAGATTCCACCGAACGTTTGCAGCAGTAGCATAACCGGTCTTGCGTTCCAGGACGACAATACGTTGATTTCCTGCGGGGCCGGAGATGGAATAGTGAAGGTGTGGGATGTTCGACGACATTACTCCAGTCATAACCGTGATCCGTTACCAAAGTATAGTTTTCCTTATGCTGGCACCACGACGTTGAAAGGATTCACGAATCTGTTGATTGACCACACTCGAATGCGGTTGTATGTAAATTGTATGGACAATCATATCTACTGTTACAATATTTCAACTTATGCGGCTGAGCCGATCCAAAAGTACAGCGGATTGAAGAATGATACGTTCTACATCAAGTCATATCTGAGTCCGGATGGACAGTACCTGATAAGCGGGTCTAGTGACGAAAAGAGTTACATTTGGAATGTGGACAACCCTAAACCATTGGTCCGATTGTGTGGCCACACAGTGGAAGTCACGAGCGTAGCTTGGATGCAAACTCACCAGGACATCCGGATTGTGACCTGCAGCGACGACGCTAGACACAAAATTTGGAGGGTTAGCCCAGAGGAGATCGATGAGGACACCAAAGTGCAATACAGAGGACATTCTGAGTATTGTGATAGCTATAGGCAGGAATTAGCTAAGGTTCGTCTGAAATCGCTGGAGTTTACTCCTCGTTCCATACGAAGGCTCGTGGAAGAGAACGAAAAGACCCCGAACACCATCGAAAAGAAACCAACGGCCAAGAGGACGTTTTCGGAGATGAACGGACACAGTTCGGAAGATCCTTCAACGTCCTACGTGGAAATCAAACGTCCCAACATCGAAACACGCGGCCGACGTCTGTTCAGCCCTGCCAATCAAAACTCAAGGTCATCGGGAATTGCTGCCCTCGAAATCGCCTCCTCATCAGCTTCTTCACGTAGTTTGACTACGGTCCTCGAAGAAAGCGAAGAGCCATCGCCAACGCACTGCAAGTCTCCCCTCGCCATGTCGGATCTCAATCTCAAATCTCCGGAACCGGACGAACCCAGCACCAGCAAACTCCCCAACGGCCTATCCTCACCCACCATCAACCTTCCGAACTTCGTCCTCGATGGAGACGCCCCACATTTGGTCAACGTGAACAAGCGCAAACTAAAAGAGAACGTGGACTGGCTTACGAAAATCCGCAAGCAAAAACTACTCCAAGCCTCGAAAACCTTCGATTCTACCTCCTCCAGCAACAATGGCCTAGGACTGTCAGCAAACCATTCGGAAGACGTGTCCCTGCTGCTCTCGCCACGATTGCAGCTCCTGAAAACCTCCGAAGATCAACACCACCCGCTTTCCTCCAGTCCAAGCACTCCCCGGCGGAGAATGTCCCGGTGTGGTTCCGTTGATGGacagccccgaacgcccagcagTCGAGCGCCGAGCAGGCCAAGCACTCCGGAGACCtctattttaagattttttaccGTTAAGACCCCGACTAGTTCCGCCGGAAGCGGAGCCAGTGGGAGCAATGCGTGA
- the LOC5574793 gene encoding lethal(2)neighbour of tid protein 2: MAPPGAGKNKSHSAKRGSTSGHGKSSKEVSLWSHWQKQYLNVAFVKSLIFDPARLPLVSWLILAAELVLNVFVVRKVPYTEIDWKAYMQECEGFLNGTTNYAELRGDTGPLVYPAGFVYIYSALYFITSHGQNIRLAQYIFIGIYLLQMGLVLRLYSKSRKLPPYVLVITTFTSYRIHSIYVLRLFNDPIAILFLYFALNAYIDNRWTLGSIFLSLGVSVKMNILLFAPAIFLMFITNLGLVKTIVQLTICGVIQLFLGAPFLLTHPWEYLKGSFDLGRIFEHKWTVNYRFLEREIFENKTFHLALLGLHVLLLIAFASPCYKYFQNYCRLRHLEAMFAPQIAAKNREVALEKKKKKEKPKPAPKKPEEKLTKEQEQFLKSFEKGIKKMSGKESAPSPVVNSSPEPPAEEAQPSKFSIHFDRATQLALLPIFLANFIGIVCARSLHYQFYVWYFHSLPYLTWFTEYSTSLKFLLLLLIEFSWNTYPSTAVSSLILHTCHIILLVGIGKKMFRKIPELSQMTKATD; encoded by the exons ATGGCCCCACCGGGAGCCGGGAAAAACAAGagccattcggccaaacgggGCAGCACATCCGGCCACGGAAAATCATCCAAAGAAGTATCGTTGTGGAGCCACTGGCAGAAGCAGTATCTGAATGTGGCGTTTGTAAAATCGCTGATCTTCGATCCGGCCCGGCTTCCGCTGGTGTCGTGGCTTATTCTGGCCGCCGAGCTGGTGCTGAACGTTTTCGTCGTGCGGAAGGTTCCGTATACGGAAATCGACTGGAAGGCTTATATGCAGGAGTGCGAAGGCTTCCTGAACGGAACTACCAACTACGCTGAACTGAGAG GTGACACTGGTCCATTGGTTTACCCGGCTGGATTTGTCTATATCTACAGTGCCCTGTACTTCATCACGTCCCACGGTCAAAACATCCGTCTGGCGCAGTACATCTTTATTGGCATCTACCTGCTGCAAATGGGATTGGTTCTGAGGTTGTACAGCAAGAGCCGGAAGTTGCCACCGTATGTGCTGGTCATTACCACATTCACGTCCTATCGGATTCATTCGATTTACGTGCTGAGGTTGTTCAATGACCCAATAGCGATTCTGTTCCTATACTTTGCACTGAACGCTTACATCGACAATCGATGGACTTTGGGCAGCATCTTCCTCAGCTTGGGCGTTTCCGTAAAAATGAACATTCTCTTGTTCGCTCCGGCCATTTTCCTGATGTTCATCACCAATCTAGGACTTGTGAAGACAATTGTGCAGCTAACCATTTGCGGTGTGATTCAATTGTTTCTGGGAGCTCCATTCCTGCTGACACATCCGTGGGAATATTTGAAGGGAAGCTTCGATCTCGGTCGCATCTTCGAACACAAGTGGACCGTTAATTACCGCTTCCTTGAGCGGGAAATTTTCGAGAACAAGACCTTCCATCTCGCACTCCTAGGACTGCACGTGCTGCTGTTGATTGCCTTCGCTTCACCCTGCTACAAATACTTCCAGAACTATTGTCGCCTCAGGCATCTGGAAGCCATGTTCGCGCCACAAATTGCCGCTAAGAACCGTGAGGTCGCCTtagagaaaaagaagaagaaggaaaagCCAAAACCGGCGCCGAAGAAGCCTGAAGAAAAGCTCACCAAAGAGCAGGAACAGTTCCTGAAGTCTTTCGAAAAAGGCATCAAGAAGATGTCCGGAAAGGAATCCGCCCCATCACCTGTGGTCAACAGCTCCCCGGAACCTCCAGCTGAAGAGGCCCAACCCAGCAAGTTCTCCATCCACTTCGATCGTGCCACCCAGCTGGCCCTGCTTCCCATCTTCCTGGCGAACTTCATCGGAATTGTGTGCGCTCGCAGTCTACACTACCAGTTCTACGTCTGGTACTTCCACAGTCTGCCCTACCTGACCTGGTTCACCGAGTACAGCACCAGCCTAAAGTTCCTACTCCTCCTGCTGATAGAGTTTAGCTGGAACACTTACCCGAGCACCGCGGTAAGTAGCCTCATTCTGCACACTTGCCACATCATCTTGCTGGTCGGAATTGGGAAGAAGATGTTCCGCAAAATTCCGGAACTATCGCAAATGACCAAAGCCACCGATTGA